The following proteins are encoded in a genomic region of Helicobacter sp. MIT 21-1697:
- a CDS encoding MqnA/MqnD/SBP family protein, translating into MRFGKIAYLNLLPFDVFIKKYPISWGFKKFLQLKKSYPARLNKDFLMRRIDAGFISSIAGYYSMRKNQTTKAGIISKGAVWSVIALPKANKDDYQSASSNALAKVLGINGEILIGDKALRYKLQGGICVDLGEKWWEKHHLGFCFGRLCFNKNARFYTHLAKCFVGARIKIPHYILQDKSTQSGVKQKDILAYLEHIHYCIGKKEELALRRFYTSLRLKNIKKPARF; encoded by the coding sequence ATGCGTTTTGGTAAAATTGCCTATCTTAATCTTTTGCCTTTTGATGTATTTATTAAGAAATATCCCATATCGTGGGGATTTAAGAAATTTTTACAACTCAAAAAATCATATCCTGCGCGCTTGAATAAAGATTTTCTTATGCGGCGTATTGATGCGGGGTTTATTTCTTCAATTGCTGGATATTATTCTATGCGTAAGAATCAGACTACAAAAGCGGGAATCATCTCTAAAGGAGCAGTGTGGAGCGTGATAGCACTCCCAAAAGCAAATAAAGATGATTATCAATCAGCCTCTTCTAATGCATTAGCCAAAGTATTGGGCATTAATGGAGAGATTCTTATTGGCGATAAGGCATTGCGCTATAAACTTCAAGGGGGAATCTGTGTGGATTTGGGGGAGAAGTGGTGGGAGAAGCACCATTTAGGCTTTTGCTTTGGGCGATTATGCTTTAATAAAAATGCACGATTTTATACACATCTCGCAAAATGTTTTGTGGGGGCACGCATAAAGATACCCCATTATATTTTGCAAGATAAATCTACGCAAAGTGGCGTAAAGCAAAAGGATATTTTGGCATATTTGGAGCATATACATTATTGTATAGGTAAAAAGGAGGAATTAGCTTTGAGGCGGTTTTATACAAGTTTGCGTTTAAAAAATATTAAAAAACCTGCGCGTTTTTAG
- a CDS encoding glycosyltransferase family 39 protein — MVKEIWGRYRDSNLRTNVLFCVILGINVVVLFLLCGDMSIHYKEAFGVFYSQDLAFIIARFCLNLFGQNDYALRLPFILIHMGNMFLLYKISRIYLKKPRDALVVILIYALLPGVMFSALFVLKSGLIIFVALLCCYYQMRFQKMPYVVMFVAMFLDGSFAILFFALFFYALKNKNTLGMILCLLFFALNMYLLGLDVSGIPRNYFLSNLGNMALFFSPLLLIYYIYTLYNALRKQNNVLVDIGAASMFFVVLLSLRQDVELETLFPMSVVALPVAVKQFFSDMRVRLPSFRVSYVRRFVVILALLFIQTSAIYGNKIFYLFGMENHFASSYYISKEVAHLLKQKGIEAIKTSNRKLELALRFYGIKGSDEPYLMPVDNLNESYENEIPVVYLGKKVASFVVVPSVQSRPVTTAQSRLKQKIESAKLQSSQPKDEE; from the coding sequence AATTTGCGCACAAATGTGCTTTTTTGTGTAATTTTAGGCATAAATGTTGTTGTGTTATTTCTCTTGTGCGGTGATATGAGTATCCATTATAAAGAAGCTTTTGGTGTATTTTACTCTCAAGATTTGGCTTTTATCATTGCGCGCTTTTGCCTTAATCTTTTTGGACAGAATGATTATGCTTTGCGTTTGCCTTTTATTCTTATTCATATGGGGAATATGTTTCTTTTATATAAGATTTCTAGAATCTATCTCAAAAAGCCTCGTGATGCATTGGTTGTAATACTCATTTATGCGCTTTTGCCCGGAGTAATGTTTAGCGCACTTTTTGTTTTAAAGAGTGGCTTGATTATTTTTGTGGCACTTTTATGCTGTTATTATCAGATGAGATTCCAGAAAATGCCCTATGTCGTGATGTTTGTTGCAATGTTTTTAGATGGAAGCTTTGCAATTTTATTTTTTGCCCTCTTTTTTTATGCGCTGAAAAATAAAAATACCTTAGGAATGATTCTCTGTTTGCTTTTTTTTGCTTTGAATATGTATTTGTTAGGGCTTGATGTTTCAGGTATTCCACGCAATTATTTTTTGTCAAATTTGGGCAATATGGCTTTGTTTTTTTCGCCTTTGCTACTCATATATTATATCTACACGCTTTATAATGCTCTAAGAAAGCAAAATAATGTGCTTGTAGATATTGGCGCAGCTTCAATGTTTTTTGTTGTGTTGCTTTCATTAAGGCAAGATGTGGAGCTTGAGACACTTTTTCCTATGAGTGTGGTAGCTCTTCCTGTGGCAGTAAAGCAGTTTTTTTCAGATATGAGGGTGCGTTTGCCTTCATTTAGGGTGAGTTATGTGCGGCGATTTGTAGTGATTTTGGCATTGCTTTTTATTCAAACCTCCGCAATTTATGGTAATAAAATATTTTATCTCTTCGGTATGGAAAATCATTTTGCAAGTTCGTATTATATTAGCAAAGAGGTAGCGCACTTGCTCAAACAAAAAGGTATAGAGGCAATTAAAACAAGTAATCGCAAATTAGAGCTTGCTTTGCGATTTTACGGTATAAAAGGAAGCGATGAGCCTTATTTAATGCCTGTGGATAATCTCAATGAAAGTTATGAAAATGAAATCCCTGTGGTATATTTAGGGAAAAAGGTCGCATCGTTTGTGGTAGTGCCTTCTGTGCAAAGTCGTCCTGTTACTACTGCACAATCACGTCTTAAGCAAAAAATAGAATCGGCAAAATTACAATCAAGTCAGCCCAAAGATGAAGAATGA
- a CDS encoding transglycosylase domain-containing protein, which translates to MWHKIKHSLFVIAIIFGIGAGAYLIKLFYEVESEVSKITNYQFALASQIVDRKDRLIANVFTDENFRFYATFDEIPPRVIEALLAVEDTLFFEHIGINPDAISRAMLKNIKSMRYVEGGSTLTQQLIKNIALSPEKTLKRKITEAMLAIHIERHLSKEKILELYLNRISFGHSYHGIKTAALGYFHKSLNELTLKEICMLVGLPKAPSFYDPTKNKEYSMARANDIIDRLYDIGWISTEEYENASKEVPEVFNQTLTQNVAPYVVDEVLRELAHIEDLKTGGYYIRLKIDLDYQFAAQEAMVYGYNEISKRLHERYPKMFENGDLNDDTLNGAIVVTDTHTGDILAMVGGIDYAKTKFNRATQAKRQLGSSIKPFIYQSAFDKGDSPATFVPDVPRKFTTRGAAEAASEATQEETESKVWSPSNYTSKFHGFMTLKDALRTSSNLATINLVDQNIGFNKLYASLKQDGFENLPENMSIVLGSFELSPLEVAQQYSMFSNYGTILKPMLIESTINKSGENVYSSPEQTRHITTAAQAFLTIDILRDVVNRGTGSRARMVGLEVAGKTGTSNRNVDAWFCGFTPDVQAIVWYGRDDNTPIGPHESGGIVAPPAFAYFFSKVLTFDPGISRRFKVPEGVGLKTLDYGDFYFTDNSPLPTKRPVVDIEEELLF; encoded by the coding sequence ATGTGGCATAAAATAAAGCATAGTCTTTTTGTCATAGCTATTATTTTTGGAATAGGAGCAGGAGCTTACCTTATTAAACTTTTTTATGAAGTAGAATCTGAAGTGAGTAAAATTACAAATTATCAATTTGCGCTTGCTTCACAGATAGTTGATAGGAAAGATAGACTTATCGCAAATGTTTTTACTGATGAAAATTTTAGATTCTATGCGACTTTTGATGAGATTCCACCGCGCGTGATTGAAGCATTGCTTGCAGTTGAAGACACACTTTTTTTTGAACATATAGGCATAAATCCCGATGCAATTTCGCGTGCTATGCTTAAGAATATTAAAAGTATGCGCTATGTAGAGGGAGGGAGCACACTCACGCAGCAGCTTATTAAAAATATCGCACTGAGCCCAGAAAAAACACTTAAACGCAAAATCACAGAGGCAATGCTTGCTATTCATATTGAGCGGCATTTGAGTAAAGAAAAAATTTTGGAACTCTATCTTAATCGCATTTCATTTGGGCATAGTTATCACGGCATCAAAACAGCGGCTTTAGGGTATTTTCACAAGAGTTTAAATGAACTTACATTAAAAGAAATTTGTATGCTTGTAGGACTTCCTAAAGCACCAAGTTTTTATGATCCTACAAAAAATAAAGAATATTCAATGGCACGCGCTAATGACATTATTGATAGACTTTATGATATTGGTTGGATATCCACGGAAGAGTATGAAAATGCAAGTAAAGAAGTGCCAGAAGTCTTTAATCAAACACTTACGCAAAATGTTGCACCTTATGTTGTTGATGAGGTATTGCGTGAGTTGGCTCATATTGAAGATTTAAAAACAGGTGGATATTATATCAGGCTTAAAATTGATTTAGATTATCAGTTTGCAGCGCAGGAAGCAATGGTGTATGGTTATAATGAAATCAGTAAACGTCTTCACGAACGTTATCCTAAAATGTTTGAAAATGGCGATTTGAATGATGACACACTTAATGGCGCAATCGTTGTTACAGATACACATACAGGCGATATTTTAGCAATGGTGGGTGGTATAGATTATGCAAAAACAAAGTTTAATCGCGCTACCCAAGCTAAAAGGCAGCTTGGTAGTTCTATAAAGCCTTTTATTTATCAGAGTGCATTTGATAAAGGAGATTCCCCAGCGACTTTCGTTCCTGATGTGCCGCGCAAATTTACAACCAGAGGTGCAGCAGAAGCTGCATCTGAAGCCACGCAAGAAGAGACAGAATCTAAAGTATGGAGTCCTTCAAACTATACAAGTAAATTTCACGGATTTATGACACTTAAAGATGCCTTGCGAACATCAAGCAATCTTGCCACAATTAATCTTGTGGATCAAAATATTGGTTTTAATAAACTTTATGCTTCACTCAAGCAAGATGGTTTTGAAAATCTCCCAGAGAATATGTCTATTGTGCTTGGCAGTTTTGAGCTCTCACCGCTTGAAGTTGCACAGCAATATTCAATGTTTTCAAATTATGGCACGATTCTTAAGCCTATGCTCATAGAATCTACGATTAATAAAAGTGGTGAAAATGTATATAGCTCACCCGAACAAACGCGTCATATCACTACTGCTGCTCAAGCGTTTTTGACTATTGATATTTTGCGTGATGTTGTGAATCGCGGCACAGGTTCAAGGGCGCGTATGGTTGGCTTAGAAGTTGCGGGGAAAACAGGCACATCAAATCGCAATGTTGATGCGTGGTTTTGTGGATTCACTCCTGATGTTCAAGCGATTGTTTGGTATGGACGTGATGATAATACGCCTATAGGACCTCACGAATCTGGTGGTATAGTTGCTCCCCCAGCATTTGCATATTTTTTCTCCAAAGTTTTAACCTTTGACCCGGGTATCTCAAGACGTTTTAAAGTGCCAGAGGGTGTGGGGCTCAAGACTCTTGATTATGGAGATTTTTATTTTACAGACAATTCACCATTACCAACTAAAAGACCAGTCGTTGATATTGAAGAGGAATTGTTGTTTTAG
- a CDS encoding CZB domain-containing protein — protein MQQEANDIQTSTEETNEATDNVREGVVKLHGVINNLKIGSLVTKHSTLNLSNRIFCVLAKLDHVVYKNNLYSYIFGLSDSFNCVDHHNCRLGKWYYEGDGKTTFANTQGYKALESYHAGVHTEAISLAQTFADTAQSCPKSFIDSKIVAMEENSNGVMDSILEMYNEKRIEVFNEIERLESKMEEDRKNPQVSIQRTESHAEVQKNDESPNKEDLGD, from the coding sequence ATGCAGCAAGAGGCAAATGATATTCAAACAAGCACAGAAGAGACAAATGAAGCCACAGATAATGTGCGTGAGGGAGTTGTAAAACTTCACGGAGTAATTAATAACCTCAAGATAGGTAGCCTTGTTACAAAGCACAGCACATTAAATTTGAGCAATAGAATCTTTTGTGTTTTGGCAAAACTTGACCACGTTGTGTATAAAAATAATCTTTATTCCTATATATTTGGTTTGTCTGATAGCTTTAATTGCGTGGATCATCATAATTGCCGATTGGGTAAATGGTATTATGAAGGTGATGGTAAAACGACATTTGCCAATACGCAAGGTTACAAAGCTCTTGAATCTTATCACGCAGGTGTGCATACAGAAGCTATTTCTTTGGCTCAAACTTTTGCTGATACAGCTCAATCTTGCCCTAAGAGCTTTATTGATAGTAAGATTGTGGCAATGGAGGAAAATTCTAATGGTGTTATGGATTCCATTCTTGAAATGTATAATGAAAAACGTATAGAAGTATTTAATGAAATTGAACGACTTGAGAGCAAAATGGAAGAAGATAGGAAGAACCCACAAGTGAGCATTCAGCGGACAGAATCTCACGCAGAAGTTCAAAAAAATGATGAGTCCCCAAATAAAGAGGATTTAGGAGATTAG
- a CDS encoding DUF507 family protein → MRLKLQHAPYIANKISIDLGNSQYITLLAPIQNIAQSALECLQENIQKELAIDERVREILEERSDEIEDFGMDERELFRMCKRQVANEQNFYLGWEERCSDISHQILNSLDTHKLIAFNVSETLIKNIIFKAINEYSKIYDKAEEVVIEKLKKYKRKLIYGTEEYEIVFSKLYEEELRKRGLL, encoded by the coding sequence ATGAGACTAAAACTTCAGCACGCGCCTTATATCGCTAATAAAATCAGTATTGATTTAGGCAATTCTCAATATATCACACTTCTTGCACCTATTCAAAATATTGCCCAAAGCGCACTTGAATGCCTCCAAGAAAATATCCAAAAAGAGCTTGCTATTGATGAAAGAGTGCGTGAGATTCTTGAAGAAAGGAGTGATGAAATTGAAGATTTTGGTATGGACGAACGAGAGCTCTTTAGAATGTGTAAGCGTCAGGTAGCAAATGAACAAAATTTTTATCTTGGGTGGGAAGAGCGTTGCAGTGATATATCCCATCAGATTCTCAATAGTTTGGATACTCATAAACTTATTGCATTTAATGTATCCGAAACTCTTATTAAAAATATTATTTTTAAGGCAATTAATGAATATTCTAAAATCTATGATAAAGCCGAAGAAGTAGTCATTGAAAAGCTTAAAAAATATAAACGAAAGCTTATTTATGGAACAGAGGAATATGAGATTGTCTTTAGCAAACTTTATGAGGAAGAATTACGCAAACGAGGACTTTTATGA
- the carA gene encoding glutamine-hydrolyzing carbamoyl-phosphate synthase small subunit has protein sequence MSILKEVYLYFANGLFFKAQSFGSEGTFVGEVVFNTSMSGYQEVITDPSYTGQFIVLSMPEIGIVGANNQDRESSRAACTGVIVSSYNDFTSNFRSEQSLSAYLKEHNIMGICGVDTRGLIKMLTIQGAMMMIASTELTQECELKAHLEHTPPIQDIHFIKEISTKASYAHTDSIFDFAHFDYGTPPHFRAKVIAIDFGAKRNILNELIAVGLEVEVMPHNFSAADILSRFKAGEIQGVFLSNGPGDPLVLHNEIEQIKQLIQSDVPVFGICLGHQLLSIAHGYPTYKLKFGHHGSNHPIKNLQSGAVEITAQNHNYCVPESIAQIATITHRNLFDGTIEGVRYKDKPIFSVQHHPEASPGPREARMLFEEFAKLCCARK, from the coding sequence ATGAGCATTCTTAAAGAGGTATATCTATATTTTGCTAATGGATTATTCTTTAAGGCACAAAGTTTTGGCAGTGAGGGGACTTTTGTAGGTGAAGTTGTATTTAATACTTCTATGAGTGGCTATCAAGAAGTGATTACTGACCCAAGTTATACAGGGCAGTTTATTGTTTTGAGTATGCCAGAGATTGGCATTGTAGGCGCAAATAATCAAGATAGAGAATCTAGCCGTGCTGCTTGCACAGGCGTTATTGTTTCTTCATACAATGATTTTACCTCTAACTTCCGCTCCGAGCAAAGTCTTAGTGCATATCTGAAAGAACATAATATTATGGGTATATGTGGTGTAGATACGCGTGGTTTAATTAAAATGCTCACTATACAAGGCGCGATGATGATGATAGCTTCTACTGAACTTACCCAAGAATGTGAGCTCAAAGCACATTTAGAGCACACACCTCCTATCCAAGATATACATTTTATTAAAGAAATATCTACAAAAGCATCTTACGCACATACAGATTCTATATTTGACTTTGCGCATTTTGACTATGGCACACCCCCACACTTTAGGGCAAAAGTTATTGCAATTGATTTTGGTGCGAAACGTAATATCCTCAATGAGCTTATAGCGGTGGGACTAGAAGTAGAGGTTATGCCTCATAATTTTAGCGCAGCGGACATTTTGTCGCGTTTTAAAGCGGGCGAGATTCAAGGAGTTTTCTTATCTAATGGACCCGGCGACCCTTTGGTGCTGCACAATGAGATTGAGCAAATTAAGCAGCTTATTCAATCAGATGTGCCTGTTTTTGGTATTTGTCTAGGACATCAACTTCTTTCTATTGCGCACGGCTATCCTACATACAAGCTCAAGTTTGGTCATCACGGAAGCAATCACCCTATCAAGAATCTCCAAAGTGGTGCAGTAGAGATTACTGCGCAAAATCATAATTATTGTGTGCCAGAATCTATTGCGCAAATTGCTACTATCACACATCGCAATTTATTTGATGGCACGATTGAAGGTGTGCGCTACAAAGATAAACCTATATTTTCAGTGCAACATCACCCAGAGGCAAGTCCGGGACCAAGAGAGGCACGTATGCTTTTTGAAGAATTTGCCAAACTCTGTTGTGCGCGCAAATAA
- a CDS encoding sodium-dependent transporter has translation MNNFSKIGFILATLGSSIGLGHIWRFPYMAGENGGSAFVILYLILSICIGVPMLLAEMLLGNKARSNPMDNYVVLKTFNSLPLNTAQNEPNSIDKDSHKSLMWLGLNAIAGPMILSFYAVVLGWIIYYLLFVSFHLPNNLHQAKAIFDEIKSHSLLYQTLCFGIIITLTAFIVARGIKRGIEQLNFILMPLLFLIFIGLLLYAMTLPEFNKAWHFMFAFQPHNISTKTILDSLGQVFFSLSLGVGTIAVYAASAQHNENLLKSALWVVISGIIVSIIAGLMIFTFIYHFQGQPSQGPGLLLVSLPLAFQTLGESGKIISVLFFIAILFAGITSTISMLEPCVSILRDKWAFSQAKASYVLSLGVFILGFLIILWANDEIALPSIFGKRLFDTIECITSSFLMPIGMLITLTFLGWGIKKSYVRHWTPYLGNILFEIWHKIICVIAPSVILIILLSQYIDVIELINSLLA, from the coding sequence ATGAATAATTTTAGTAAGATAGGTTTTATTTTAGCCACTTTAGGAAGCTCTATTGGGCTAGGGCATATATGGAGATTCCCCTATATGGCTGGAGAAAATGGTGGAAGTGCGTTTGTCATCTTATATCTTATCCTTTCAATATGTATTGGAGTGCCTATGCTTTTGGCTGAAATGCTGCTTGGTAATAAAGCACGGAGCAACCCTATGGATAATTATGTCGTGCTTAAGACATTCAACTCTCTTCCTTTAAATACTGCACAAAATGAACCTAACTCCATTGATAAGGATTCACATAAATCACTGATGTGGCTTGGACTAAATGCCATAGCAGGTCCTATGATACTAAGCTTTTACGCAGTTGTGCTAGGCTGGATTATATATTATTTACTCTTTGTGAGTTTTCATCTTCCAAATAATCTTCATCAAGCAAAAGCTATTTTTGACGAGATAAAATCTCATTCTCTGCTATATCAAACGCTTTGTTTTGGGATTATCATCACTCTTACTGCTTTTATCGTGGCGCGCGGGATTAAACGTGGGATTGAACAACTTAATTTTATACTTATGCCTCTTTTATTTTTAATATTTATCGGGCTTTTATTGTATGCGATGACTTTGCCAGAATTTAACAAAGCGTGGCATTTTATGTTTGCTTTCCAACCTCATAATATAAGCACAAAAACAATCTTAGATTCTCTAGGGCAGGTATTTTTCTCACTCTCACTTGGAGTAGGCACAATCGCCGTATATGCAGCAAGTGCGCAACACAATGAAAATCTCCTTAAAAGTGCTTTATGGGTGGTGATAAGTGGCATTATTGTCTCCATTATAGCTGGATTGATGATTTTTACTTTTATTTATCATTTTCAAGGACAGCCAAGTCAAGGTCCCGGACTTTTGCTTGTTTCGCTTCCATTAGCATTTCAGACTTTAGGCGAGAGTGGTAAAATAATCAGCGTACTCTTTTTCATAGCCATACTTTTTGCAGGAATTACTTCCACAATCTCTATGCTTGAGCCGTGTGTGAGTATCTTGCGAGATAAATGGGCTTTCTCTCAAGCAAAAGCTTCTTATGTATTAAGTCTTGGGGTTTTTATTCTTGGCTTTTTGATTATTTTATGGGCAAATGATGAGATAGCTCTCCCAAGCATATTTGGCAAAAGACTTTTTGATACGATTGAATGTATTACTTCATCATTTCTAATGCCCATAGGTATGCTTATTACACTTACTTTTTTAGGCTGGGGCATTAAAAAATCATATGTGAGACATTGGACACCCTATTTAGGCAACATACTTTTTGAAATATGGCATAAGATTATTTGTGTTATCGCTCCAAGCGTTATTCTCATCATTTTACTCTCACAATATATAGATGTTATAGAACTTATTAATAGCTTATTGGCATAA
- a CDS encoding transcriptional repressor, giving the protein MNANHRVETLDSILERLRDSIRKGGLKNSKQREEIIAVLYKSGTHLSPEEITHIIKTTDKNASISSVYRILSFLEKEGFITALEADKSGRRYEIAAKEHHDHIICLTCGDIVEFVDADIERLQLDIAQQFGAKLISHDMRLFVKCSKCQGL; this is encoded by the coding sequence ATGAATGCAAATCATCGTGTGGAAACGCTAGATTCTATACTTGAACGACTAAGAGATTCTATTAGAAAAGGTGGGCTTAAAAACTCTAAGCAACGTGAAGAAATCATTGCGGTGTTGTATAAAAGTGGCACACATCTTAGCCCTGAAGAAATTACTCATATTATCAAAACAACTGATAAAAATGCGAGTATTTCATCAGTATATAGAATCTTAAGCTTCCTTGAAAAAGAAGGATTTATCACTGCTCTTGAGGCTGATAAAAGTGGGAGACGTTATGAAATTGCTGCAAAAGAACATCACGACCACATTATTTGTCTCACTTGTGGCGATATTGTAGAGTTTGTAGATGCAGATATTGAACGTTTGCAACTTGATATTGCACAACAATTTGGCGCAAAACTCATTAGCCACGATATGAGATTATTTGTCAAATGCTCTAAATGTCAAGGACTCTAA
- a CDS encoding acyl-CoA thioesterase, translated as MDIYRVRVYFEDTDCGRIVYHTNYIKYCERARSELFFAQGAQPFENQSAFVLKKLEADFLASARLGDMLEVRSAIAQFKNVSVVLEQDIYRIYNALKGEECEELIFKAYITLAFVDVERGKPCKIPPSMHKILSKLQE; from the coding sequence ATGGACATATATCGTGTAAGGGTGTATTTTGAAGATACAGATTGTGGGCGTATAGTTTATCATACAAATTATATTAAATATTGTGAGCGTGCGCGCAGCGAATTATTTTTCGCACAAGGAGCGCAACCTTTTGAGAATCAAAGTGCTTTTGTGCTTAAAAAGCTTGAAGCAGATTTTCTTGCAAGTGCGCGTTTGGGCGATATGCTTGAGGTAAGAAGTGCCATAGCACAATTTAAAAATGTATCTGTGGTGTTAGAGCAGGATATTTATAGAATCTATAATGCACTCAAAGGCGAAGAATGCGAGGAGCTTATCTTCAAGGCATATATTACGCTTGCTTTTGTTGATGTTGAGCGTGGGAAACCTTGCAAGATTCCCCCATCAATGCATAAGATTTTAAGCAAATTGCAGGAGTAA
- a CDS encoding DUF493 domain-containing protein: protein MNLDLHKPHISYPCQWEYRIIGESEERLKHLIFELMPREYELHFGKTSAQGRFVSLYVKLEVQSEEERNSIFMSLKKSKEVKMIL, encoded by the coding sequence ATGAATTTAGACTTGCACAAGCCTCATATTTCTTATCCTTGTCAATGGGAATATCGTATTATCGGAGAAAGTGAGGAGAGATTAAAACATTTAATTTTTGAGCTAATGCCACGCGAATATGAATTGCATTTTGGCAAGACCTCTGCACAGGGACGATTTGTGAGTTTATATGTGAAACTTGAGGTCCAAAGCGAAGAAGAACGCAATAGCATTTTTATGAGCCTGAAAAAAAGTAAAGAAGTAAAGATGATTCTTTAA
- a CDS encoding COG3400 family protein produces the protein MKKTLIIAQGRIAKIFLDTILDKYFSNDYYVVVSKDMCFIRDRVPSSFEFHTFDYTSAYRISQIMSNEIANVFLILDDENEILSTYELLRGINNKVRIVISLRLERHTQAMQDDKNLIILNEEMIITNKFIERLPNIPLIPRSFGLGQGEIMEVGIPTGSIFAYRHIGSIQQKKWRIVGIYRQGELLLSSHSLIIQPNDSLLIAGDPKVLNNVYIQIKSDIGQFPVPFGRDIFLYLDMSLSNKHRIWNDVQNALFLNNSLKNNKLFIYILNPSHFELLDSIKALESKSVEVKIDYTNASFIQRIAQDAQKRFGLIIINQDIFASRKNRRVLFELSIPVFKTGWEHISECKKSFVMLSENMGNTENVASVVFDISKQLDLEVDVYDYDTDASYHSDMVQSYEDLSRIFERKMNIIQTDSKNPILYLRDSFVPYLCFVPFERNISKTKTFSFISIDVYKIVSMNDKNPQIFIPLPKELK, from the coding sequence GTGAAAAAAACTCTGATTATTGCACAAGGCAGAATTGCAAAAATTTTTCTTGATACAATTTTAGATAAATATTTTAGCAATGACTATTATGTTGTTGTGTCCAAAGATATGTGCTTTATCCGAGATAGAGTGCCAAGTTCCTTTGAATTTCACACTTTTGATTATACATCTGCATATAGAATCTCACAGATAATGAGCAATGAGATTGCTAATGTTTTTCTTATCCTTGATGATGAAAATGAGATTCTAAGCACCTATGAGTTGCTTCGTGGGATTAATAACAAAGTGCGCATTGTTATTTCGCTTAGATTAGAGAGACACACTCAAGCTATGCAAGATGATAAGAATCTTATTATTCTTAATGAAGAGATGATTATCACAAATAAATTTATTGAGCGATTGCCAAATATCCCGCTTATTCCACGTAGTTTTGGTTTGGGGCAAGGTGAGATAATGGAGGTTGGTATCCCCACAGGAAGTATTTTTGCCTATCGGCATATAGGCTCTATTCAGCAAAAAAAATGGCGCATTGTAGGCATATATAGACAAGGAGAACTCCTTTTAAGCTCACATTCTTTGATTATTCAACCCAACGATAGTCTTCTTATCGCAGGAGATCCAAAAGTGCTTAATAATGTGTATATACAGATTAAAAGTGATATAGGGCAGTTCCCTGTGCCATTTGGACGCGATATATTTTTGTATTTGGATATGTCTCTTTCAAACAAACATAGAATCTGGAATGATGTGCAAAATGCACTTTTTTTAAATAATAGCCTCAAAAACAATAAGCTTTTTATTTATATCCTTAATCCCTCTCATTTTGAATTGCTTGATAGTATTAAAGCTTTAGAATCTAAAAGCGTTGAGGTAAAAATAGATTATACAAATGCGAGTTTTATTCAACGAATTGCTCAAGATGCACAAAAACGTTTTGGACTTATTATTATCAACCAAGATATTTTTGCTTCGCGTAAAAATCGTAGAGTGCTTTTTGAACTCTCAATCCCTGTATTCAAAACAGGTTGGGAGCATATAAGTGAGTGTAAGAAAAGTTTTGTTATGTTAAGTGAAAATATGGGAAATACCGAAAATGTTGCCTCTGTTGTTTTTGATATTTCTAAGCAGTTAGATTTAGAAGTTGATGTGTATGATTATGATACTGATGCGTCCTACCATAGTGATATGGTGCAAAGTTATGAAGACCTTTCGCGTATTTTTGAACGCAAGATGAATATTATCCAAACAGATTCTAAGAATCCTATTTTATATTTACGAGATAGCTTTGTGCCTTATTTATGTTTTGTGCCATTTGAACGCAATATTTCAAAAACGAAGACTTTTTCTTTTATTTCCATAGATGTGTATAAAATTGTCTCAATGAATGATAAAAATCCTCAAATTTTTATCCCTCTTCCCAAAGAACTGAAATAA